A genomic stretch from Methylorubrum extorquens includes:
- a CDS encoding protein of unknown function (Evidence 5 : Unknown function), translated as MVRAQARPPRLSRCARTGRARDGRAAGRPPGGRLRRRPVPAPGRSGRGARNEVRETAPVIADFLHAIDPAAAAAMTAPSLVPDHAPWLAIVGIGEDGRAGLSPTAAAALDAAEVVYGGRRHLALAAPLAAETRPWPSPIDTAYPGILARRGRPTCILATGDPFHYGIGAELARLVPAHEIRAFPQPSAFSLAAARLGWSLPETACLTLHGRDLFRHPAASPARRPHSRPVLGRRDARSRRRAAYRARLQRFATDRARSHGRPERAGSRDARGKLRLERDRRPQHPRGRRGSGARRPDHPVEPRPRRCVVRE; from the coding sequence GTGGTTCGTGCTCAAGCCCGCCCGCCGCGCCTATCTCGGTGTGCCCGGACCGGCCGTGCCAGAGATGGCCGCGCCGCTGGCCGTCCGCCCGGCGGTCGGCTGAGGCGCAGGCCGGTTCCAGCCCCTGGCCGTTCCGGCCGGGGGGCGCGTAACGAAGTCCGCGAGACGGCTCCCGTCATCGCGGACTTTTTGCATGCAATCGACCCTGCGGCAGCCGCTGCCATGACGGCGCCGTCACTTGTGCCTGATCACGCCCCCTGGCTCGCCATCGTCGGCATCGGCGAGGACGGCCGCGCGGGCCTCTCGCCCACCGCCGCCGCCGCCCTCGATGCGGCGGAAGTGGTCTATGGCGGGCGCCGCCACCTCGCCCTGGCGGCGCCGCTGGCCGCCGAGACCCGGCCCTGGCCGAGCCCGATCGACACGGCCTATCCCGGTATCCTGGCCCGGCGCGGCCGGCCGACCTGCATCCTCGCCACCGGCGACCCGTTCCATTACGGCATCGGCGCCGAGCTCGCCCGGCTGGTGCCGGCGCACGAGATTCGTGCCTTCCCGCAGCCCTCCGCCTTCAGCCTCGCCGCGGCCCGGCTCGGCTGGTCGCTGCCCGAGACCGCCTGCCTCACCCTGCACGGGCGCGACCTTTTTCGGCATCCTGCCGCATCTCCAGCCCGGCGCCCGCATTCTCGCCCTGTCCTGGGACGGCGCGACGCCCGCAGCCGTCGCCGCGCTGCTTACCGAGCGCGGCTTCAGCGGTTCGCGACTGACCGTGCTCGAAGCCATGGGCGGCCCGAACGAGCGGGTTCGCGAGATGCACGCGGAAAACTTCGACTTGAGCGAGATCGCCGCCCTCAACACCCTCGCGGTCGCCGTGGAAGCGGCGCCCGGCGCCCGGATCATCCCGTTGAGCCCCGGCCTCGACGATGCGTGGTTCGAGAATGA
- a CDS encoding Putative methyltransferase (Evidence 3 : Putative function from multiple computational evidences; Product type e : enzyme), with the protein MTSTLNQDQSDYWNGEVGQRWALYHEALDTAFAPFTEALFARAALATGARVLDIGCGAGDTALRAARQVGSGGHVTAADLSEPLLAVGRERAAREAPGAAPIEWLRADAQDHAFGTRFDHALSRFGVMFFEDSTAAFANIRRSLVADGRLTFLCWRNMAENAWVTLARDAVLPILPEVEAPQPGAPGPFRFAAPETLLPILEAAGFQAIECEPVDRMMRVGDTPEAAADFVATRGPIARLLREREPDVKDAALKIITALFRDRFGSGPVELGAACWLVTART; encoded by the coding sequence ATGACGAGCACCCTGAACCAGGACCAGAGCGACTACTGGAACGGCGAGGTCGGACAGCGCTGGGCCCTCTACCACGAAGCCCTCGACACGGCCTTCGCGCCCTTCACCGAGGCCCTGTTCGCCCGCGCCGCGCTCGCGACCGGCGCCCGCGTGCTCGATATCGGCTGCGGGGCGGGCGACACGGCGCTCCGCGCCGCGCGGCAGGTCGGGAGCGGCGGCCACGTCACCGCCGCCGACCTGTCCGAGCCGCTGCTGGCTGTCGGCCGCGAGCGGGCGGCGCGGGAGGCGCCGGGTGCCGCCCCGATCGAGTGGCTTCGGGCCGACGCCCAGGATCACGCCTTCGGCACCCGCTTCGATCACGCTCTCTCCCGCTTTGGCGTGATGTTTTTTGAGGATTCCACCGCGGCCTTCGCCAACATCCGCCGCTCCCTCGTGGCGGACGGGCGACTGACCTTCCTATGCTGGCGGAACATGGCGGAGAACGCCTGGGTGACACTGGCGCGGGACGCGGTGCTGCCGATCCTGCCCGAGGTCGAGGCACCGCAGCCGGGCGCGCCGGGCCCCTTCCGTTTTGCCGCGCCGGAGACGCTCCTGCCTATTCTTGAGGCAGCTGGTTTTCAGGCCATCGAGTGCGAGCCCGTGGATCGGATGATGCGGGTCGGCGACACGCCCGAGGCGGCGGCCGACTTCGTAGCGACCCGCGGCCCCATCGCCCGCCTGCTGCGCGAGCGAGAGCCGGACGTGAAGGACGCTGCCTTAAAAATCATCACGGCTTTGTTCCGAGACCGCTTCGGGTCCGGCCCGGTGGAACTCGGCGCTGCCTGCTGGCTCGTCACCGCGCGAACCTGA
- a CDS encoding putative diguanylate cyclase; two GGDEF domains (Evidence 3 : Putative function from multiple computational evidences; Product type e : enzyme): MTDLSVPTLQFTDFLVFGACAAIFLCAWLLHRPKTYFLCFGVSYAVCATMAVWFVDFGYYGSIWSPFGWSLAGATFWIGLRLFDGRPAVTGPMIGLFLLPTATHLGLTLAGGSAVAVNAGSTIAYAVHEAAAAVYVFRSSPRRSPLRHLIAGALLAIALVICLPVLPVSEASVRLSVIAIFIVDHVTSILLTTAILALEAERGYAAVARMARTDALTGALNRQGLAAETGGVSEAGIIVADLDHFKAINDRFGHAAGDAVLRDFAARAAALLPEGGHLARLGGEEFGIVLPGHDHNATTYLAERLRRAVGGAPVPWKESAVPITVSLGVAMLRAGEALSESLERADKALYDAKTDGRNRVRVA; encoded by the coding sequence GTGACGGACTTGTCGGTTCCCACCCTGCAATTCACCGACTTCCTGGTATTCGGCGCCTGCGCCGCGATCTTCCTCTGCGCGTGGCTGCTGCACCGGCCGAAGACCTACTTCCTCTGCTTCGGGGTGAGCTACGCCGTCTGCGCGACCATGGCCGTGTGGTTCGTGGATTTCGGCTATTACGGCAGCATCTGGTCGCCGTTCGGCTGGTCACTCGCCGGGGCGACCTTTTGGATCGGGCTCCGGCTCTTCGACGGACGCCCGGCGGTGACGGGGCCGATGATCGGCCTGTTCCTGCTCCCGACGGCGACGCATCTCGGGCTCACGCTCGCGGGCGGTAGCGCCGTCGCGGTCAATGCCGGCAGCACGATCGCCTATGCCGTCCACGAGGCTGCGGCGGCCGTTTACGTCTTCCGAAGTTCACCGCGGCGATCCCCGCTGCGCCACCTGATCGCCGGAGCCCTCCTCGCGATCGCGCTGGTGATCTGCCTGCCTGTGCTGCCGGTATCCGAGGCGTCGGTCCGGCTCTCCGTCATCGCGATCTTCATCGTCGATCACGTCACCTCCATCCTCCTGACCACGGCGATCCTCGCCCTGGAAGCGGAGCGGGGCTATGCCGCCGTCGCGCGGATGGCGCGGACGGATGCGTTGACGGGCGCGCTGAACCGGCAGGGCCTTGCGGCCGAGACCGGCGGCGTGAGCGAGGCCGGCATCATCGTCGCGGACCTCGACCATTTCAAAGCGATCAACGACCGGTTCGGACATGCCGCGGGCGACGCGGTGCTGCGCGACTTCGCCGCGCGGGCGGCCGCGCTCCTGCCCGAGGGCGGCCATCTCGCGCGGCTGGGCGGCGAGGAGTTCGGCATCGTGCTGCCGGGGCACGATCACAACGCGACGACCTATCTCGCCGAACGCCTGCGCCGCGCGGTCGGCGGCGCGCCGGTCCCCTGGAAAGAATCGGCGGTTCCGATCACGGTGAGCCTCGGCGTCGCGATGCTCCGAGCCGGCGAGGCGCTGAGCGAGAGCCTGGAGCGCGCCGACAAGGCGCTTTACGACGCCAAGACCGACGGCCGGAACCGCGTCCGGGTCGCGTAA
- a CDS encoding Precorrin-6Y C(5,15)-methyltransferase [decarboxylating] (Precorrin-6 methyltransferase) (Precorrin-6Y methylase) (fragment), which translates to MLEAMGGPNERVREMHAENFDLSEIAALNTLAVAVEAAPGARIIPLSPGLDDAWFENDGQLTKAEIRAVTLAALRPRAGETLWDLGAGAGSVSIEWCLRHPANRAVAVERRPDRAERIARNARALGVAPRVQVVVGGSLAALPALPSPGAVFVGGGVAEPGLLAACRDALPHDGRCVANAVTLEGEAALLAAFSEAGGALRRLSVAHAVPVGGLTGWRPAMPITQWVWTKP; encoded by the coding sequence GTGCTCGAAGCCATGGGCGGCCCGAACGAGCGGGTTCGCGAGATGCACGCGGAAAACTTCGACTTGAGCGAGATCGCCGCCCTCAACACCCTCGCGGTCGCCGTGGAAGCGGCGCCCGGCGCCCGGATCATCCCGTTGAGCCCCGGCCTCGACGATGCGTGGTTCGAGAATGACGGCCAACTCACCAAGGCCGAGATCCGCGCGGTGACGCTCGCGGCCCTGCGCCCGCGGGCCGGCGAAACCCTGTGGGATCTTGGGGCCGGCGCCGGCTCGGTCTCGATCGAATGGTGCCTGCGCCATCCCGCAAACCGCGCCGTCGCGGTGGAGCGCCGGCCGGACCGGGCGGAGCGGATCGCCCGCAACGCGCGGGCGCTGGGCGTCGCGCCCCGCGTGCAGGTCGTCGTCGGCGGCTCGCTCGCGGCTCTGCCCGCCCTCCCTTCCCCCGGGGCCGTCTTCGTCGGCGGCGGCGTCGCCGAGCCCGGTCTGCTCGCCGCCTGTCGCGACGCGCTCCCGCACGATGGCCGCTGTGTCGCCAACGCCGTCACCCTGGAGGGTGAGGCGGCTCTGCTGGCGGCCTTCAGTGAGGCCGGCGGCGCCCTGCGCCGGCTCTCGGTCGCCCACGCGGTGCCGGTCGGCGGCCTCACCGGCTGGCGCCCGGCTATGCCGATCACGCAATGGGTCTGGACGAAGCCGTGA
- a CDS encoding putative cobalamin biosynthesis protein (Evidence 3 : Putative function from multiple computational evidences; Product type e : enzyme): protein MGLDEAVTPPCVVAGIGFRQATTAAEIVALLNRALAEAGLASGQLAAIATAADRAGEPAAREAAAVFGLAPTALDATALTAVDARVVTRSRRIEASRGVGSVAEAAALACAGPAARLVLPRIASAGATCALAVADPASSLP, encoded by the coding sequence ATGGGTCTGGACGAAGCCGTGACCCCGCCCTGCGTCGTCGCCGGCATCGGTTTTCGCCAAGCGACGACAGCCGCGGAGATCGTCGCGCTGCTGAACCGGGCGCTGGCCGAGGCCGGGCTCGCATCGGGTCAGCTTGCCGCCATCGCTACCGCCGCGGACCGGGCCGGCGAACCGGCGGCCCGCGAGGCCGCCGCCGTTTTCGGCCTCGCGCCGACCGCCCTCGATGCGACGGCCCTGACGGCGGTCGATGCGCGGGTCGTGACCCGCTCGCGCCGGATCGAGGCGAGCCGCGGCGTCGGCTCGGTGGCGGAGGCCGCGGCGTTGGCCTGCGCCGGCCCGGCGGCGCGCCTCGTCCTGCCCCGCATCGCCAGCGCGGGCGCCACCTGCGCCCTCGCCGTTGCGGACCCGGCATCAAGCCTTCCTTAA
- the oxlT gene encoding oxalate/formate antiporter (Evidence 2b : Function from indirect experimental evidences (e.g. phenotypes); Product type t : transporter): MHTISDRTRWIQLGLGLLVMMTISSPQYVWTLFVKPFQATTGASLAAVQVAFTMLIVLQTFFSPVQGWLIERFSAKAMIALGAALSGLGWVAASYTDTLWGLYATYGLLCGLGTGIVYVGVVGLMVRWFPERRGFAAGVVAAGYGMGAIATTFPITDMIAASGYRHTLFVFGAVMAVIGVAAALGLRTPKAGETPAIPADKVASAARDVAPAQMLKTPLFWLMFAMMAMMSTGGLMVVAQFSAFAKEFGVADAMVFGFAALPFALTFDRITNGLTRPFFGWVSDHVGRENTMAVAFALEAVAIGLLLMFRENAYAFALLSGVVFFAWGEIFSLFPSTLTDTFGTKHATTNYGFLYMAQGVGSLLGGPVAALIHDAVGSWVPVFGIAIGLDLVVAALAWFVLKPARRAYLGVPGPAVPEMAAPLAVRPAVG; encoded by the coding sequence ATGCATACAATTTCTGATCGGACGCGGTGGATCCAGCTCGGCCTTGGTCTCCTCGTCATGATGACGATCTCCAGTCCGCAATATGTCTGGACCCTGTTCGTGAAGCCGTTCCAGGCGACCACCGGCGCGAGTCTCGCCGCCGTGCAGGTCGCCTTCACGATGCTGATCGTGCTCCAGACCTTTTTCTCGCCGGTGCAGGGCTGGCTGATCGAGCGCTTCAGCGCCAAGGCGATGATCGCCCTCGGCGCCGCCCTGTCGGGGCTGGGCTGGGTCGCGGCCTCCTACACCGACACGCTGTGGGGCCTCTACGCGACCTACGGTCTGCTCTGCGGCCTCGGCACCGGCATCGTCTATGTCGGCGTGGTCGGGCTGATGGTGCGCTGGTTCCCCGAGCGGCGCGGCTTCGCGGCCGGCGTTGTGGCGGCGGGCTACGGCATGGGCGCCATCGCCACCACCTTCCCCATCACCGACATGATCGCGGCCTCGGGCTACCGCCACACGCTGTTCGTGTTCGGTGCGGTCATGGCCGTGATCGGTGTCGCCGCAGCGCTCGGCCTGCGCACGCCGAAGGCCGGTGAGACGCCCGCCATCCCCGCCGACAAGGTGGCGAGCGCCGCCCGCGACGTGGCCCCGGCTCAGATGCTGAAGACCCCGCTGTTCTGGCTGATGTTCGCCATGATGGCGATGATGTCGACCGGCGGCCTGATGGTGGTTGCGCAGTTCTCCGCCTTCGCCAAGGAATTCGGCGTCGCCGACGCGATGGTGTTCGGCTTTGCCGCCCTCCCCTTCGCCCTCACCTTCGACCGCATTACCAACGGCCTGACGCGACCCTTCTTCGGCTGGGTCTCGGACCATGTCGGCCGCGAGAACACCATGGCGGTGGCCTTCGCTCTGGAAGCCGTCGCCATCGGCCTGCTGCTGATGTTCCGTGAGAACGCCTACGCCTTCGCCCTGCTCTCGGGCGTCGTGTTCTTCGCCTGGGGCGAAATCTTCTCGCTGTTCCCCTCGACGCTGACCGACACCTTCGGCACCAAGCACGCCACGACCAACTACGGCTTCCTCTACATGGCCCAGGGCGTGGGCTCGCTGCTCGGCGGCCCCGTCGCCGCGCTGATCCACGACGCGGTCGGAAGCTGGGTGCCGGTCTTCGGCATCGCCATCGGCCTCGACCTCGTGGTGGCAGCCCTCGCGTGGTTCGTGCTCAAGCCCGCCCGCCGCGCCTATCTCGGTGTGCCCGGACCGGCCGTGCCAGAGATGGCCGCGCCGCTGGCCGTCCGCCCGGCGGTCGGCTGA